From the genome of Anabrus simplex isolate iqAnaSimp1 chromosome X, ASM4041472v1, whole genome shotgun sequence, one region includes:
- the LOC137503309 gene encoding zinc finger protein 568-like, which yields MLAHPGEKPYRCNVCSKSFIQKGNQIKHMRTHTGEKPYSCGVCGKSFIKKGNLTEHVRTHTGGRPFSCGVCLKSFIQKGKLTDHMRTHTGEKPYSCNVCSKSFSKKGCLTEHMRIHTGEKPYSCRVCGKSFIKKGKLTDHMRTHTGEKPYSCNVCSRSFILKSILTGHMRIHTGEKPYSCNVCGKSFRTKSSLSEHMRTHTGEKPYSCRVSGKSFIKRGKLTDHMRTHTGEKPYRCNVCSKSFILKGILTCHIRTHTGEKPFICNVCGKSFRKKGSLTDHMRTHTGEKPYSCNVCAKSFIMRGKLTDHMRTHRGVKAYSCNVCGKSFMNKGSLTDHMCTHTGKKPQSCNISGKSYI from the coding sequence ATGCTGGCTCAcccaggcgagaagccataccgttgcaatgtctgtagtaaatcattcatacagaaaggcaatcaaatcaaacatatgcggacccatacaggtgagaagccatacagctgcggtgtctgtggcaaatcattcataaagaaaggcaatctaaccgaacatgtgcggacccatacaggtgggAGGCCATTCAGTTGCGGTGTCTGTCTCAAATCCTTCATTcagaaaggcaaactaaccgatcatatgcggactcatacaggcgagaagccatacagttgcaacgtctgtagcaaatcattcagcAAGAAAGGCTgtctgaccgaacatatgcggatccatacaggtgagaagccatacagttgccgtgtctgtggcaaatcattcataaagaaaggcaaactaaccgatcatatgcggactcatacaggcgagaagccttacagctgcaatgtctgtagcagatcattcattctgaaaagcattctaaccggtcatatgcggatccatacaggtgagaagccatacagttgcaatgtctgtggcaaatcattcaggacGAAAAGCAGTCTAagcgaacatatgcggacccatacaggcgagaagccatacagctgtcGTGTCtctggcaaatcattcataaagagaggcaaactaaccgatcatatgcggactcatacaggcgagaagccatacagatgcaatgtctgtagcaaatcattcatactaaAAGGCATTCTAACGTgtcatatacggacccatacaggcgagaagccattcatttgcaatgtctgtggcaaatcattcagaaagaaaggcagtctgaccgatcatatgcggacccatacaggcgagaagccatacagctgcaatgtctgtgccaaatcattcataatgagaggcaaactaaccgatcatatgcggacccatagagGTGTTAAggcatacagctgcaatgtctgtggcaaatcattcatgaacaaaggcagtctgaccgatcatatgtgtACCCATACAGGCAAAAAGCCTCAGAGCTGCAATATCAGTGGCAAATCATACATATAG